One window from the genome of Gopherus evgoodei ecotype Sinaloan lineage chromosome 2, rGopEvg1_v1.p, whole genome shotgun sequence encodes:
- the SRI gene encoding sorcin isoform X1 yields MAYPGHPGAGGGYYQGGYGAAPGGPVFHGQTQDPLYGYFAAVAGQDGQIDADELQRCLTQSGIAGGYKPFNLETCRLMVSMLDRDMSGTLGFNEFKELWAVLNGWRQHFINFDSDRSGTVDPQELQKALTTMGFRLSPQAVTAVAKRYSTHGKITFDDYIACCVKLRALTDSFRRRDTAQQGVVNFQYDDFIQCVMSI; encoded by the exons ATGGCGTATCCTGGGCACCCCGGCGCCGGCGGAGGCTACTACCAGGGCGGG TATGGAGCTGCTCCAGGAGGACCAGTATTCCATGGTCAGACTCAAGATCCTTTGTATGGTTATTTTGCTGCAGTAGCTGGACAG GATGGACAAATAGATGCTGATGAGCTGCAAAGATGTCTGACCCAGTCAGGCATAGCAGGAGGGTATAAAC CTTTCAACCTAGAGACGTGCAGGCTCATGGTTTCTATGCTGGAT AGGGATATGTCTGGTACATTGGGATTCAAtgaatttaaagagctctgggctgtgtTGAACGGCTGGAGACAACACTTCATAAATTTTGACAGTGACAGAAGTGGTACAGTGGATCCTCAAGAGCTGCAGAAAGCCTTGACAACTATGG GATTTAGGTTGAGCCCACAGGCAGTGACTGCAGTCGCAAAACGATACAGCACCCATGGGAAGATTACATTTGATGATTATATTGCCTGCTGTGTAAAACTCAGAGCTCTCACTG ACAGTTTTCGAAGAAGGGATACAGCCCAGCAGGGTGTTGTGAATTTCCAGTATGATGAT TTCATACAGTGTGTTATGAGCATCTAA
- the SRI gene encoding sorcin isoform X2, with translation MLWKEIVFLIEQIGLLFCFQKDGQIDADELQRCLTQSGIAGGYKPFNLETCRLMVSMLDRDMSGTLGFNEFKELWAVLNGWRQHFINFDSDRSGTVDPQELQKALTTMGFRLSPQAVTAVAKRYSTHGKITFDDYIACCVKLRALTDSFRRRDTAQQGVVNFQYDDFIQCVMSI, from the exons ATGCTTTGGAAGGAAATCGTATTCCTAATTGAGCAGATAg GCCTacttttctgttttcaaaagGATGGACAAATAGATGCTGATGAGCTGCAAAGATGTCTGACCCAGTCAGGCATAGCAGGAGGGTATAAAC CTTTCAACCTAGAGACGTGCAGGCTCATGGTTTCTATGCTGGAT AGGGATATGTCTGGTACATTGGGATTCAAtgaatttaaagagctctgggctgtgtTGAACGGCTGGAGACAACACTTCATAAATTTTGACAGTGACAGAAGTGGTACAGTGGATCCTCAAGAGCTGCAGAAAGCCTTGACAACTATGG GATTTAGGTTGAGCCCACAGGCAGTGACTGCAGTCGCAAAACGATACAGCACCCATGGGAAGATTACATTTGATGATTATATTGCCTGCTGTGTAAAACTCAGAGCTCTCACTG ACAGTTTTCGAAGAAGGGATACAGCCCAGCAGGGTGTTGTGAATTTCCAGTATGATGAT TTCATACAGTGTGTTATGAGCATCTAA